The following are encoded in a window of Gossypium raimondii isolate GPD5lz chromosome 13, ASM2569854v1, whole genome shotgun sequence genomic DNA:
- the LOC105782517 gene encoding uncharacterized protein LOC105782517, with amino-acid sequence MAGGSSRRQEGSLVINNTNVFAALETLRRKKKSDKDRGSSKKSSSKSQQQPEQEAEPQVFWAPAPLTGKSWADVDDDDDYYATTAPPEPDWGSSEPSHSLEDNNSHVEESESEEDILEGGDDDIEEDHDHEPESQVHPEPVLEKAPEVPPPPKEPERQLSKKERKKKELAELEALLADFGVTQKESNGQDESHDAVQEKKDREGEKKENPVGESKSAKKKKKKDKTKEGKESQDQPTCADATTNGPDEVAGTEQTEEDASAVDVKERLKKVASMKKKKSSKEMDAAAKAAAQEAAARSARLAAAKKKEKNHYNQQPVR; translated from the exons ATGGCGGGAGGAAGTAGCCGTAGACAGGAGGGTTCTTTAGTGATCAATAATACGAACGTTTTCGCGGCTCTTGAAACTCTcaggaggaaaaagaaatctgATAAGGACCGAGGTTCTTCGAAGAAATCTTCTTCCAAGTCTCAGCAGCAGCCGGAACAAGAAGCCGAGCCGCAGGTCTTTTGGGCTCCGGCGCCGCTTACGGGCAAATCGTGGGCCGATGTTGATGATGACGATGATTATTATGCTACAACAGCTCCTCCTGAGCCTGATTGGGGGTCCTCTGAGCCGTCTCACAGTCTTGAAGACAACAATTCCCATGTAGAG GAAAGTGAGAGCGAAGAAGATATTTTAGAGGGAGGTGATGACGATATCGAGGAAGATCATGACCATGAACCAGAGAGTCAAGTACATCCTGAGCCCGTGCTAGAAAAGGCTCCTGAGGTTCCTCCACCACCCAAGGAGCCAGAAAGACAactttcaaagaaagaaaggaagaaaaaggaaCTTGCAGAGCTGGAGGCTCTTCTTGCTGATTTTGGAGTTACACAGAAGGAGAGCAATGGCCAGGATGAGTCACACG ATGCTGTACAAGAGAAGAAAGACAGGGAGGGAGAAAAGAAGGAGAACCCTGTAGGAGAGTCTAAAAGTgccaagaagaagaaaaagaaagataaaacaAAGGAAGGAAAAGAATCACAGGATCAGCCTACTTGTGCAGATGCCACCACCAATGGACCAGATGAAGTTGCTGGGACTGAGCAGACCGAGGAGGATGCATCTGCCGTTGATGTGAAAGAGCGGCTAAAGAAGGTGGCGTctatgaagaagaagaaatctaGTAAAGAGATGGATGCTGCCGCAAAAGCTGCCGCACAAGAAGCAGCTGCAAGGAGTGCAAGGCTAGCTGCagcaaagaagaaagagaagaacCATTACAACCAACAGCCAGTGCGGTAA